GATTTACAGCTTTTAGGTAGGAAGGGAGGATAAGATCGATCTCGTTTTCTTTATCCCAGCTTCTTCCTAATTagtaagatatatatttttttattcttgttatattaaaagaaattttattcattatttatatatcatatatttaacaaaataaaaaataaaaaaaatacctatAATATGTTGTTGCGTAGAGataattaatagaaattttcttttctaaatgagTAATTTACCTCGTAAATGTGATCACACCAATTCGGTTTAATTAATCGCGAAATATTTCGAAAAGAGTTGATGCATTAAGCTTTAAAGTCATTGGCATGCACcggagaaaaggaaagagaaatgatacCTTACAAACACTTCATCATTTATTTATcacttttattaatataatatttttttaatatttaaatccatcaaatcaaaacaaaagtcaaattaaaatttaaaaaatatattactttaatCTAAAGATATCAACAAATTGTTAAGTAATTGATCTATCATTTTTTTGAAAGTAGTGATGTGTAAAGCTGATAGCATGTCAGAGTTTTAAAGCAGCATCCAAGAATTCCTAGTACACTGCTGTAGCCTGTTTCCACGAGACTAATGTCGAGCCAGATACATGACAGCTTGTATTGGTTTGgtcaaattcatctttaaatttaatcaatAACAACACTTTTTTACATTTGCCTACtccattaaaattcaattcCTACATTAGATTAACCATTTATTCTCTacgtaataataaaatattattaaattaataaattttttatttaatttattttctcatattttgtaattctaccaattaaatgttaataataattatattatattaaattaatattacaaaaagtattattaaatattaatagtaattatattctaattaaattaatataaaaaagtattattaaatgttaatagtaattatattttaattaaattaatatttaaaaaagtattattaaatgttaataataattatattctaattaaattaatattaatattacaaaaaagtatttttaaatgctaatagtaattatattctaattaaattaatattaaaaaaagtattgttaaatgttaataataattatattatattcaattaatattaaaaaatattgttaataataattatattctaaatgttaaatgttaattatattctaattaatttaatttatttgtttggaatgaaaaattaatattttaatgtttgatgaatgaatagtggtcttccatctttagccaaccactatagcaaaagtctaaattattttagatttaccCAATCCAATGTGAAGGATTTTTGAgccaaatcatataaaatttggCCAAGCACctcatttggccaagccaatgtggatgctcttaaTTGGTTTGGTTACGATGGGATGtgatgttttaaatattaataaataaaatattattataatataaaatttaaatattaattttaaattaaaattaaaaaaattaaatttttttattatattttatatgaatattttaaaaaattataataataagttaaaatgaaatgaaataaaatttttgattttatataactaatcTGAATATAAGTTAAAACAGCGAggtgagatttttttattgtaaataaaaatttaaaatattatttattaatattattattttaaaatataaaaaaagtaaattaaaatttttaaaaaattaaattatttaatatattttatataaaaattttaaaataattataattataagataaaataaagattttacaTCTCATCTTTCTTGTTAAACATGCTCTTAAAATACCAGCTACTCAAAAAACCACATAAAGTAAGTACCTTGCAATTGCACtcccattttgttttttaacagAAATTATGAGTTTAATACTACTTGAGTTTTCCTAATTAGTCTTAAGCAATTGAGATTAATTAGAACTAAACACCACGTTACGGGTTTTAGTACCAAAGGGATGAGAATGTGTTGATATTACATATATAGAGATACTGTATATCTAAAGGAacatttttatcattataaattaagtctctccatattcatttattttattataaacaaacaaataaatgatCAAACACATTCTGAACATTTTCCACGGTGCTCATATGTGACTCTAGAATCTAGATGCCTTCAATGACCTGATGGCACTGATCTCAGTTTACCAAACAACCCCacaattattaaaagaatttcTTTATGCATTGGTTCACATGATCTCGTACCCAAGGTGCTCACTATAATTTATTTTGcgatttttgttatatataaatagaattatgtactaatttatatattaatattaatttatttatatttaaaatttaaataaatattaattttaataaaatttattttttaattaatcacatcatattaatacataattatacttataattacattttttcttatttcacaGTCCTATCACTCACCGACATTTCAAAATATAGAACCCCAGCAACCACCGCTGGATCGGCACTCTTAAGACCCAGCGTTTGTCATCTGCCATGTCATGGACGACAGGCCTTCCGGACCAATGTTCTAAAGTACTATTCGTCTAAGTAGCAGAGCCAAATTGACAGCTACCACCAGCCCCTACCCGGCTCTCCTTAACTCTTCTTCAAGTGGGGTATTCATGGAACGACCAACCATCTTTATTGCCCGCACGAGATAACACGTTACTGGAGGTCTCTCCTATTTCAACCCTCAGATAGACATTCCATACCCTCTGTATTTTCATCTTTAGTTCTTCACCCTGTTCTCCAATCATTCTTCCAAtttgttcttcttcattttgttcGCCTCAAAATGGCAGGAAACCCAGTAAAATGGGTGTATTTGATCCTAGCAAGCTATCTATTCTTCGATCTAGTCCTCGCTGCAGACACCCACATAGCGAAGAAGACATATATTGTCCAAATGGACAAGTCGGCAATGCCAAAATCTTTTACCAATCATCTCGAATGGTACTCCTCGAAAGTAAAATCAGTTCTGTTCAACCCGGAGAAAGAAGGTGATGCGGGAGATGATGATAGGATAATTTACAGTTACCAGACAGCTATTCATGGAGTTGCCGCTCTGCTGAGCCAAGAAGAGGCTGAGAGGCTAGAGGATGAACATGGTGTAGTGGCTATATTCCCAGATACAAAGTACCAGCTACACACCACAAGGAGTCCGGCGTTCCTTGGGCTTGAACCAGAGGATAGCACTAGCGTCTGGTCTCAAAAGGTCTTGGACCATGATGTCGTAGTGGGAGTGCTCGACACTGGAATCTGGCCAGAGAGTGAGAGCTTCAACGATACGGGCATGACACCGGTGCCTGCTCATTGGAAAGGAAAATGTGAGACAGGCAGAGGATTCGAGAAACATCACTGTAATAGAAAGATTGTGGGTGCCAGAGTGTTCTACCACGGGTATGAAGCTGCTACTGGGAAAATCAACGAGCAAACCGAGTATAAATCCCCTAGAGATCAAGATGGGCATGGAACTCACACTGCAGCCACAGTTGCAGGCTCTCCAGTACGCGGTGCAAACCTTCAAggatatgcgtatgggacagcAAGAGGAATGGCACCAGGTGCAAGACTTGCAGTCTACAAAGTTTGCTGGAGTGGTGGGTGCTTCAGCTCGGATATTCTATCCGCGGTTGATAGAGCTGTGGATGATGGAGTGAACGTTTTGTCAATATCTTTAGGCGGTGGAGTGTCTCCTTACTATCGTGACAGTTTGTCCATCGCAGCTTTTGGGGCAATGGAGATGGGTGTTTTTATTTCGAGCTCAGCTGGGAATGGAGGGCCAGACCCTGTCAGTCTCACAAACGTGTCACCCTGGATTACCACTGTTGGTGCCAGCACCATGGATAGAGATTTCCCGGCCACCGTTAAGCTGGGAAATGGCAGAACCGTCAGTGGTGTTTCACTCTATCGAGAGCGAAGGATTCGCGGGTCAATAAATAAGCAATACCCAATGGTATACATGGGTAGTAACTCAAGCAGCCCTGACCCGAGCTCGTTGTGTTTGGAGGGTACTCTGGATCGGCGTATGGTTGCAGGAAAGATTGTGATATGTGACCGAGGCATTAGTCCACGTGTGCAGAAGGGTCAGGTGGTGAAAGACGCCGGAGGGGTGGGAATGGTTCTTTCAAACACAGCTTCAAATGGAGAAGAACTAGTGGCAGATTGCCACCTTCTTCCTGCAGTTGCAGTAGGAGAAACAGAAGGGAAAGCACTTAAGAATTATGTGTTAACAAGTCCAAAAGCCACTGCAAATCTAGCCTTTCTTGATACTCGGCTAGGGATTCGGCCATCTCCGGTGGTGGCGGCATTTTCATCTAGAGGACCGAATTTTCTTAGCCTCGAAATTCTGAAGCCTGATGTGGTGGCCCCAGGGGTGAACATTCTTGCTGCTTGGACTGGAGACACGGGTCCGTCAAGTTTACCGACAGATCGCCGGAGAGTGAAGTTTAACTTGCTGTCTGGAACTTCCATGTCATGCCCTCATGTGAGTGGGGTTGCTGCATTGCTCAAGGCAAGGCACCCAGATTGGAGTCCGGCAGTAATAAAATCTGCCCTGATGACCACAGCTTATGTCCACGATAACACTGGTAATCCTCTAAGAGATTCATCAACAGCTGCACCTTCAAGCCCATATGATCATGGAGCCGGACACATTAACCCAATAAAGGCGCTTGACCCTGGTTTGGTGTATGACATTAAGGCTCAGGATTACTTCGAATTCCTCTGCACGCAGAGCCTAACTCCAGCCCAGCTGAAATTCTTCTCAAACAGATCTTGCCAACACTCTCTTGCCAATCCAGGGGACTTGAACTACCCCTCTATCTCAGCTGTGTTCCCAGAGAAAGCATCCATCACTACTCTGACCCTTCACAGAACTGTCACAAATGTTGGCCCTGCAGTTTCGAATTACCACGTCGTAGTCTCACCGTTTAAAGGTGCTTCAGTTCAAGTCAAGCCAAAGACCCTGCATTTTACCAGGAAGtatcaaaaaatatcttataagaTCACCTTCACTACAGTATCTCGGCAAACAGTACCTGAGTTTGGAGGCTTGGTATGGAAGGATGGAGTACACAGGGTGAGGAGCCCAATTGTTATTACGTGGCTGCCACCCCTTTGAATCATGCACTGgagattttttatatagatctttATGGTTCTAGTTCTGCAGCTACAATAAACAAATGTTCTGTTAAGATCCAACTAGTTCAGTCCTTCTCAATCAAGAAATGTTTAACCGCCTTTATTtcttcttacaatgatcttgtCATGCGGCATTTTGATACTACTGTTGGCAAACTGATTGCATTTTGATAGGAACAAAACTGAAGTTGTTCGTTTCCCATTAGGTGGTTGCATTGCCCCCGGCCATGGCCATGTTTTTGTTGTTCTTTCCAGTTTCTGACTTCCAGCACCCGCGCCGGTGGGATTATTTCGTTCGTCCATAACAGGTCTCAAATACAAATTACAGTGTAtagtttataaaattgaaaaaaaatccaacaaattAGTTATAACATCTTATTAATAATAGACTGATCGACAGATATCCATCTGTCccagaaaaaatatttgttgggagctccatttatttatttattttcaaacttgtCTATTTATGTCTCCCTGCACACTCTTTATTAATCTAATTATTGTCTGGTTATACaaattcatcattataatttttttaaatttttatataaaatataataaataatttaacttttttaaattttaaaataataataatattaaaatataatattttaatatttaattttaaaattcaaaattctcatataagaATTCTTGACCAAACAGAAGTCTCCGAAAACCCAAAAGCCAGAGAGAGCAGAACATCAAACACTTTGTTTTGCGCAGAAGGTACCCAATTAAACAGCTGGTATGATCAAGTACTATATGGTCCAAAACTCTATGATCATGATGACTATGCTATTtcataatttaagaaaatatgcgCTTTTATTTGAGATGTCTCTGTGCAAGTCTGCTTCAAGTAGTgtttttttccccatttttaATTATATCAACAGTGCTTCTAAAAGATTAATATAGATAGCTTTTAGGGTTAATCCATACCTAAATGTGAATGTACAAAACCTACAAATTGACAAATGGTCCAAGTTTTTGGAACATATTGGGCCACATATGTCCCTATCAAATGCAATGCGACACATGGGGGTCAATTCTTGGACCatatacttatcatatttcttGGATAAATATGAACATAGGATTTTAGTAACAATAAGATGGTCACTGCACTAATTTGTTGCATGCTTCTGTTGATTGATTATTGGGAGGAATTACTTAATCTAATGGATGGTCTCTGCTTATGGGTTCCACATATTTACAG
This is a stretch of genomic DNA from Carya illinoinensis cultivar Pawnee chromosome 3, C.illinoinensisPawnee_v1, whole genome shotgun sequence. It encodes these proteins:
- the LOC122303174 gene encoding subtilisin-like protease SBT1.3, yielding MAGNPVKWVYLILASYLFFDLVLAADTHIAKKTYIVQMDKSAMPKSFTNHLEWYSSKVKSVLFNPEKEGDAGDDDRIIYSYQTAIHGVAALLSQEEAERLEDEHGVVAIFPDTKYQLHTTRSPAFLGLEPEDSTSVWSQKVLDHDVVVGVLDTGIWPESESFNDTGMTPVPAHWKGKCETGRGFEKHHCNRKIVGARVFYHGYEAATGKINEQTEYKSPRDQDGHGTHTAATVAGSPVRGANLQGYAYGTARGMAPGARLAVYKVCWSGGCFSSDILSAVDRAVDDGVNVLSISLGGGVSPYYRDSLSIAAFGAMEMGVFISSSAGNGGPDPVSLTNVSPWITTVGASTMDRDFPATVKLGNGRTVSGVSLYRERRIRGSINKQYPMVYMGSNSSSPDPSSLCLEGTLDRRMVAGKIVICDRGISPRVQKGQVVKDAGGVGMVLSNTASNGEELVADCHLLPAVAVGETEGKALKNYVLTSPKATANLAFLDTRLGIRPSPVVAAFSSRGPNFLSLEILKPDVVAPGVNILAAWTGDTGPSSLPTDRRRVKFNLLSGTSMSCPHVSGVAALLKARHPDWSPAVIKSALMTTAYVHDNTGNPLRDSSTAAPSSPYDHGAGHINPIKALDPGLVYDIKAQDYFEFLCTQSLTPAQLKFFSNRSCQHSLANPGDLNYPSISAVFPEKASITTLTLHRTVTNVGPAVSNYHVVVSPFKGASVQVKPKTLHFTRKYQKISYKITFTTVSRQTVPEFGGLVWKDGVHRVRSPIVITWLPPL